One segment of Kogia breviceps isolate mKogBre1 chromosome 14, mKogBre1 haplotype 1, whole genome shotgun sequence DNA contains the following:
- the PHKG2 gene encoding phosphorylase b kinase gamma catalytic chain, liver/testis isoform: protein MTLDVGPEDELPDWAAAKEFYQKYDPKDVIGRGVSSVVRRCVHRVTGREFAVKIMEVTAERLSPEQLEEVREATRRETHILRQVAGHPHIITLIDSYESSSFMFLVFDLMRKGELFDYLTEKVALSEKETRSIMRSLLEAVNFLHASNIVHRDLKPENILLDDNMQIRLSDFGFSCHLEPDEKLRELCGTPGYLAPEILKCSMDETHPGYGKEVDLWACGVILFTLLAGSPPFWHRRQILMLRMIMEGQYQFSSPEWDDRSDTVKDLISRLLQVDPEERLTAEQALQHPFFERCEGSQPWNLTPRQRFRVAVWTVLAAGRVALSTHRVRPLTKSALLRDPYALRPVRRLIDSCAFRLYGHWVKKGEQQNRAALFQHRPAGPFPVMGREEEGDSATITEDEAMLVLG, encoded by the exons ATGACGCTGGACGTGGGGCCGGAGGATGAGCTGCCCGACTGGGCTGCGGCCAAGGAGTTTTACCAGAAGTACGACCCTAAGGACGTCATTGGCAG AGGAGTGAGCTCTGTAGTCCGCCGTTGCGTTCATCGAGTTACTGGCCGTGAGTTTGCGGTGAAGATCATGGAGGTGACAGCTGAGCGGCTGAGTCCTGAGCAGTTGGAGGAGGTGCGAGAAGCCACGCGGCGAGAGACACACATCCTTCGCCAGGTCGCCGGCCACCCCCACATCA TCACTCTCATCGATTCCTACGAGTCTTCTAGCTTCATGTTCCTGGTGTTTGACCT GATGCGGAAGGGAGAGCTGTTTGACTATCTCACAGAGAAGGTGGCCCTCTCAGAAAAGGAAACCAG GTCCATCATGAGGTCTCTGCTGGAAGCAGTGAACTTTCTCCACGCCAGCAACATTGTACACCGAGACCTGAAGCCTGAGAATATTCTCCTTGATGACAATATGCAGATCCGACTTTCAGATTTTGGGTTCTCCTGCCACTTGGAACCTGATGAGAAGCTTCGAG AGTTGTGTGGGACTCCAGGGTATCTAGCGCCAGAGATCCTTAAGTGCTCCATGGATGAAACCCACCCAGGCTACGGCAAGGAGGTCGATCT CTGGGCCTGTGGGGTGATCTTGTTCACACTCCTGGCTGGCTCACCACCATTCTGGCACCGACGCCAGATCCTGATGTTACGCATGATTATGGAGGGCCAGTACCAGTTTAGTTCACCTGAGTGGGATGACCGTTCTGACACTGTGAAAGACCTG ATCTCGAGGCTGCTGCAGGTGGATCCTGAGGAGCGCCTGACAGCTGAGCAAGCCCTACAGCACCCATTCTTTGAGCGCTGTGAAGGCAGCCAACCCTGGAACCTCACCCCCCGCCAGCGGTTCCGG GTGGCAGTGTGGACAGTGCTGGCTGCTGGACGGGTGGCCTTAAGCACCCACCGTGTACGGCCGCTGACCAAGAGTGCACTGTTGAGGGACCCTTATGCGCTGCGGCCAGTGCGGCGCCTCATTGACAGCTGTGCCTTCCGGCTCTATGGACACTGGGTGAAGAAGGGTGAGCAGCAGAACCGGGCAGCCCTCTTCCAGCACCGGCCCGCAGGGCCTTTTCCCGTGATGGGCCGTGAAGAGGAGGGGGACTCAGCTACTATCACTGAAGACGAGGCCATGCTGGTGCTGGGCTAG
- the TMEM265 gene encoding transmembrane protein 265 produces the protein MVAGHPTPPLGLAWSPESAPSPSKPNQTWGRSRNSQFLKTYSQVMEDEEKAVESLVSNTEAARSPSPIRCCSLRLRYLAATSIICGCSCLGVVALVFAIKAEERHKAGRLEEAVHWGARARRFILASFAVWLAVLVLGPLLLWLLSYAIAQAE, from the exons ATGGTGGCTGGCCACCCAACCCCACCCCTGGGCTTGGCTTGGAGCCCTGAGTCAGCTCCATCTCCATCCAAGCCAAATCAAACCTGGGGCAGGAGCCGAAACTCACAGTTCCTCAAGACCTATAGCCAG GTGATGGAGGACGAGGAGAAGGCAGTAGAGAGCTTGGTGAGCAACACGGAAGCTGCTCGTTCTCCATCCCCCATTCGCTGCTGCTCGCTCCGCCTCCGCTACTTGGCAGCTACTAGCATTATATGTGGCTGCTCTTGCCTGGGAGTCGTGGCCCTTGTGTTTGCCATCAAG GCGGAAGAGCGGCATAAGGCAGGCCGGTTGGAGGAGGCAGTGCACTGGGGGGCCCGGGCCCGGAGGTTCATCCTGGCCAGCTTTGCCGTCTGGCTTGCTGTCCTTGTTCTGGGCCCGCTGCTTCTATGGCTGCTCTCCTACGCCATCGCCCAGGCTGAGTGA